The following are from one region of the Oncorhynchus nerka isolate Pitt River linkage group LG8, Oner_Uvic_2.0, whole genome shotgun sequence genome:
- the LOC115133100 gene encoding cyclin-dependent kinase 17 encodes MEKMKRFKRRLSLTLRSSHTIDESLSELAEQMTIEDGGNKDNEPIVRNGRPPSSHSMHSFLHQYTGSFKKPPLRRPHSVIGGSLGSFMTFPSNGSRLDIVHENLKMGSDGESDQASGTSSDEVQSPTGVCLRNRVQRRISMEDLNKRLSLPADIRIPDGYLEKLQLSSPTFDQPLSRLSRRASLSEIGFGKLETYIKLDKLGEGTYATVFKGRSKLTDNLVALKEIRLEHEEGAPCTAIREVSLLKDLKHANIVTLHDIVHTDKSLTLVFEYLDKDLKQYMDDCGNIMSMHNVKIFLFQILRGLAYCHKRKVLHRDLKPQNLLINERGELKLADFGLARAKSVPTKTYSNEVVTLWYRPPDVLLGSSEYSTQIDMWGVGCIFYEMAAGRPLFPGSTVEDELHLIFRLLGTPSEDSWPGISGVDEFKSYNFPKYKPQPFINHAPRLDTEGIELVLSFLKYESKRRISADEAMKQAYFKSLGARVHTLHESVSIFTLKDIQLQRDPGYRNSSNLESGNSKNRRQSMLF; translated from the exons atggagaagATGAAGAGGTTTAAGCGGCGTCTGTCCCTGACGCTGCGCTCCAGCCACACCATAGACGAGTCTCTGTCTGAACTGGCCGAGCAGATGACCATCGAGGACGGCGGCAACAAGGACAATG AGCCGATCGTGCGTAATGGGCGACCACCCTCCTCCCACAGCATGCACTCGTTCCTGCACCAGTACACCGGCTCCTTCAAGAAGCCCCCCCTCCGCAGGCCACACAGTGTCATCGGAGGAAGCCTGGGCTCCTTCATGACCTTCCCCAGCAACGGAAGCCGCCTCG ACATCGTCCACGAGAACCTGAAGATGGGCTCAGACGGGGAGAGTGACCAGGCGTCTGGGACGTCGTCGGACGAGGTGCAGTCGCCCACCGGGGTGTGTCTGAGGAACAGGGTGCAACGACGCATCTCCATGGAG gacctGAACAAGCGTCTGTCTCTGCCTGCTGACATCCGTATCCCGGACGGTTACCTGGAGAAGCTGCAGCTGAGCAGCCCTACCTTCGACCAGCCCCTCAGCCGACTCTCACGCAGGGCCTCcctg TCGGAGATTGGTTTTGGGAAGCTGGAGACCTACATCAAACTGGACAAACTGGGAGAg GGAACCTATGCTACAGTATTTAAGGGGCGCAGTAAGCTGACTGACAACCTGGTGGCGCTAAAGGAGATCAGGCTGGAGCACGAAGAGGGAGCACCCTGCACCGCCATCAGAGAAG tTTCGTTACTAAAGGACCTGAAACATGCCAACATCGTGACCTTACATGACATCGTCCACACAGACAAGAGCCTGACGCTGGTCTTCGAGTACCTG GATAAAGACCTGAAGCAGTACATGGATGACTGTGGGAACATCATGAGTATGCACAACGTCAAG ATCTTCTTGTTCCAGATTTTGCGGGGGTTGGCTTACTGCCACAAGCGGAAGGTTCTCCACAGAGACCTAAAGCCCCAGAACCTGCTCATCAACGAGAGAGGGGAACTCAAACTGGCTGACTTCGGTCTGGCGCGGGCTAAGTCTGTCCCCACTAAGACGTACTCCAACGAGGTGGTGACTCTGTGGTACCGGCCACCTGACGTCCTGCTAGGCTCCTCCGAGTACTCCACACAGATTGACATGTG gggTGTGGGGTGTATATTTTATGAGATGGCTGCAGGTCGGCCCCTGTTTCCTGGCTCCACCGTAGAGGACGAGCTCCACCTCATATTCAGACTGCTGG GCACGCCATCAGAGGACAGCTGGCCAGGGATCTCTGGCGTCGACGAGTTCAAATCCTACAACTTCCCCAAATACAAACCTCAGCCCTTCATCAACCACGCACCCAG GTTGGACACAGAAGGCATTGAACTGGTGTTATCGTTTCTGAAA taCGAGTCCAAGAGGAGGATCTCAGCAGATGAAGCTATGAAGCAGGCCTACTTCAAGAGTCTGGGGGCACGGGTCCACACACTGCATGAGA gtgTATCAATATTCACTCTGAAGGATATCCAACTGCAGAGAGACCCTGGCTATCGGAACTCCTCAAATCTAGAGTCAG